The Salisaeta longa DSM 21114 sequence GCCCTCCCAGCCGCGGAGCGATACCGCGTCGTACATGAGGCCCACCCACACGCCCAGCGCCATCGCGCCAACCATGAGCACCCACAGCTGATAACGCGTCCACCGCCGGGTGGCGTCGAGGCTGCGGCGCGCGGCGGCGCCATCGCCGTTTTGCAGCGCCTCAAGCGGCGGCGCACCCAGCAGCGCTTTCGCATCGGGCGTGTCGAGCATACGCAGCGCGCGCCGGTAAGGGGACGGAAGGGATTCGTTCATGCTTGGGGCAATCATGGAGGCAACACACGACAGCTGCGCGCAATATCGCGGGCAACACGAACGCCCAACGCACCACGCCCCTCCTTGTTCAAGACGAATTTATGCTTCACGTCGCGTGCAACTTCAGAAAATGTAACAGCATCGTCTTGCATTCGTCGCCGGGTTCTGTCACCTTGCTACGGTTCTTCTTCAGCAACGAAATAGCATCTCCCCCATGGCAGACGGACAGCTCGGACGCTTCTCGTGCGTGTCAATGGCTCTAGGCGGTATGATTGGCGGCGGCATCTTTGCCGTCCTCGGCGTGGTCGCGCAGATTGTGCACGGCGCCACGTGGTTCGCGTTTGTCCTGGCTGGCGGGGTGGCCCTGTGTGCGGGGTACTCCTTCAATCGCTTGAATCGGTGGACCGACGCGGGCGGCGGCTCGGTGACCTTCGTGCAGCAGTTCACCGGCTCGTCGACCCTCGCGGGCATGACCGGCTGGACGCTCCTCGTGGGCTACGTCGGCTCGATGGCCATGTATGCCTACGCATTTGGGAGCTTTGCGGTGGGGCTCAACTTCATCCCCGATGTTTTCTTTGGCCTCCCAGCACGTCCTTTCGTCTCGGTGGGCGCCATTGCCGGGTTTGTGGGCCTCAACCTGCTGGGCGCGCAATCAACCGGCACCGCCGAGAACGTACTGGTGGGCGTTAAACTGGCCATTTTAGCGGCCTTCGGTCTGGGCGGCCTCTACTACGGCGCAACGCACGACGCGCTGGTGGCCGGATGGGACCGTGTGGTGTCGTTTGGTCCGATCATGGCTGCGGCCATCTCGTTTGTCGCGTTTCAAGGGTGGCAGCTCTTGTACTACGATCAGGAGAGCATCCGAGACGCGGTGGATACGATCCGGTCGGCGGTGTACATTGCCATTCCGGTGGCGGTGGCGCTCTACGTCATTGTGGCGATTACCACGGTGAGCCTTGCCCCCATGGATGTGATTCGACACCACCCGGAGCGCGCGCTGGCGGTGGCGGCTGATCCCTTTATTCCCTACGGCATCCTGATTATCTCCATCGCGGCCCTCTTTTCTACCGGCAGCGCCATCAACGCCACGCTCTTTAGCACCGGCTACTTTGCCAAGTCTATGATTGCCAACGACTTGCTGCCCGACCGCGTGGGCCAATCAAGCACGAAGGGCCTGCCGCGCCGCACCGTCCTTCTCCTCGGCGGCGTCACGGCGGCATTCACGCTGTACGGCAGCCTCAACGCCATCACGTCGTTTGCGTCGCTCGCGTTCATCGTGGTGTTTGGAAGCATGTGCGTGCTGGCATTTCGTGAGCGCGCCGCGCGCGACATCCAGCCGGCGTGGCCGCTGATTGGGGCCGTGGGCGCTTTTGCCTTCTTCGTGCTCATGTTCTGGCACCTGTACCGGGCCGAGCGCGCCACCTTCTTTGCTGTGCTGGGTATTGCAGCGGCTGTCATCGCGGTTGAGCTGTTGTACTTCGAGCGCTCGTACCTCGTGGAGGAAGCCGCCGTCGCCGAATCCTGGATCACCCCCGACGACGCATAGCACGCCTTTTCGCTTTCGACCCGGCCGCGCGCCGTGACAGGCCCCACGCAGCAAGCCGTGCTCAGCGGTTGTTGTTGAACAGGCCGCGAATGAGCCCACCCGCGTCGCGCGCGAGATCCTGCAGCGCCTGCTTGAACGCGTCGGTATCGACGGCGGGCTGCGGATTGGATACCGTACCGCCCATGCGCACCGTCACCTCCACGGTCTTATCTTTCCCCGACAACCGGCCCAGCAAGCCGCTCAGACCGCTTCCGCCCAGTCCCGCAAGCTTCGAGCCCTCAATCATGGACGTAGGCACCTGCATCGTAAACCGTAGGTCCAGCTGCCCGCCCAAGCCCATTGCGCCCGACACGCTGCTCTGGATGCGATTGTTTTGCAGCGCCCAGTCGTCAATCTGCAGGGCGCCGTTCCGGATCGTAAACGAGCCGCCCAGCCGCTTGAAGTCGGTAAACGACGGCACCTGAAAGCCCAACGCCTCTGTAAGCGCGCCCACCACGCCAAAGTTGCGGTCGAGCCCGCCACTTACAACGATGGAGCGCCCGTCGGCGCGCAGGGCATTAGGATTCGGCAGGAGGCCGCTCCCTAGTCCCGAACCGCCGGTCATGTTGAGGTCGAGCGTTCCGGTTACGATACTGCCCAGGCGCGTCCACTCCTTCAAAAACGCACCGGCCTGCGCATCTTTCAGTTGGATGTCGTAGCTAAGCGCCGTAGCCGGGGCCGGAGCAAACGATACCGCCGCAGCGCCCCCCGCGGACGAGGCAGCGGCCACGAGCGGCGCCGTTCCCGTCAGCCGCGCCGCGGCCTGCGTCGCCGCCGGGGTCTGATCGAGCGTCATGCCGCCCGCAAGCTGCCCGCCATACGTTTGGCCCGACAGGTTGCGGATGGCCATGCGGCGGTTGCCTGCACGAATGTCCATCGACAAGTTTTCGAAGCGCTGCGGCTCGTTCAGCAGCACCCCAAGCGCCACCGATCCGTTCACCGTCATCTCGGGGAGCGTCACGTCGCCGTACTGCTCCCGCGCGATGGCCGCGGGGTCGCGCCCGTTGATTTTGGCGCCGGCCAGTTGCGCCGTAAACAGGTCGGCATACGTCGGCGGATCGCTCTCCTTAGGCTCCGGCAGCAGCTCCACAAGATCGAGCCGCTCCGAACGCAGCGCAAATGTCGTATTCAGGGCCGGATTGCGTTCGGCGAACGCTGCTTCTATCGGCAGCAGCTGCCGCACCTCGGCGCTAAGCGTCATCGACTGATCGCCGGAGCGCAGCGGCAGATCGGAAAATTGCAGGCCGGTGCCGGTAAACCGAACCGTCCCCTCCGGAATCTCCAAGGGGTGGCGGAGGGCGGTGGTAGGGTAACGGATTTGGTTGAGCGCGAGGGTGCCCGTCAGGCGCCCGCTGCCGGGATCGGTGGCCGGCCCGGCGAACGTGAGGTCGTAGGTTGCATTGCCCGCGATGTCTGTAGACGTTTCGCTCAGTGACGCGAGCGCCGCCAGGTTCGCCCCGCCCGACAGCGCGGCCCGCAGGCGCGGCGTGTCGGTACGCAGGTGATGCGCGGCGAGGGTGCCCCGCAGCGGTTCGTTTAGGAGTTGCCCGCGCATCGAGCGCACGGCCATCGTGTCGAGCGACAGCGCCACGTCGGCCGTTAAACCACGCAGCACCGCGGTCTCCTGATAATCGACGCCAATGTCGCGCAACTGTCCGGCCGCGCGGAGGCGTAGGACGTCGAGCGAATCGAGCGGACCCACGAGCGAGCCGTCGAGCGTGAGCGCGCCCCGTGGCTGCACGTCCTGAAGCATCTTGGGCGGAAGCAGCGCCGCGAGCTGCGAGAGGTCGGCCTGGGTGACAGCAAACGAGAGGTCCGCCACCGGTCCGGCATTGATCCGGCGCAGGCTGCCCTTGGTGGAGAGCGTAAGCGGCGGCGTTTGGATGTCGAGGCGGCGCACGCCAATCCGCGCACTGTCGAGGGCCGCGCGCACGTCGTACGCAATGCGGGCCTGACGCAGCGCGAGGGTGTCGGAGGACGTCTCGGGCAGCACCGCCTGCAACGCTGCGATGCGCACCGTGCCCGTGCTGGCAACCGCCGATCCGGCCGTAGACGCCTGCAGCTGCGCACCAAACGCAAGCCGTGCCGATTGCCCGGTGGCGCGGTCGGTATACAGCAGCTCCGCATCTTCGATACGGAAATCTTCCACCACAAGGGATGGCGCGCCACCGCCGCCCGACGCTGCCGCGCTGGTATCGGACGCCGCCGTGAGCGCGTCGATGTTCGAACGTCCACTCTCTGCCACGATGTAGCGCACCACCGGCGCGACAAGCACCACCGACGTCGGCCGGATGGTTCCCGAAAACAGCGGCCACAGCGCCACCTCCACCCGCAGCGCCTGCAGGTGCATCATGGGCGCCGCACCAAAGCCCTCCGGGTTGGCAATGCGCACGTCTTCCGCGCGCACCGCGGGCCAGGGCAAGACCTGGAGCTCGATGGAACCGAGCTGTACCGGCTGCCCCACTGCTGCTTCGAGGGGCGGCTCAACCGCTTTGCGCAACGTGCTGGAGGGCACCAACTGCGGAATCAGCCAGGCGCTCGC is a genomic window containing:
- a CDS encoding APC family permease, producing the protein MADGQLGRFSCVSMALGGMIGGGIFAVLGVVAQIVHGATWFAFVLAGGVALCAGYSFNRLNRWTDAGGGSVTFVQQFTGSSTLAGMTGWTLLVGYVGSMAMYAYAFGSFAVGLNFIPDVFFGLPARPFVSVGAIAGFVGLNLLGAQSTGTAENVLVGVKLAILAAFGLGGLYYGATHDALVAGWDRVVSFGPIMAAAISFVAFQGWQLLYYDQESIRDAVDTIRSAVYIAIPVAVALYVIVAITTVSLAPMDVIRHHPERALAVAADPFIPYGILIISIAALFSTGSAINATLFSTGYFAKSMIANDLLPDRVGQSSTKGLPRRTVLLLGGVTAAFTLYGSLNAITSFASLAFIVVFGSMCVLAFRERAARDIQPAWPLIGAVGAFAFFVLMFWHLYRAERATFFAVLGIAAAVIAVELLYFERSYLVEEAAVAESWITPDDA
- a CDS encoding AsmA family protein, with translation MTADSASSPPSRTRRLLRWVGVPVAGLVIVLLASAWLIPQLVPSSTLRKAVEPPLEAAVGQPVQLGSIELQVLPWPAVRAEDVRIANPEGFGAAPMMHLQALRVEVALWPLFSGTIRPTSVVLVAPVVRYIVAESGRSNIDALTAASDTSAAASGGGGAPSLVVEDFRIEDAELLYTDRATGQSARLAFGAQLQASTAGSAVASTGTVRIAALQAVLPETSSDTLALRQARIAYDVRAALDSARIGVRRLDIQTPPLTLSTKGSLRRINAGPVADLSFAVTQADLSQLAALLPPKMLQDVQPRGALTLDGSLVGPLDSLDVLRLRAAGQLRDIGVDYQETAVLRGLTADVALSLDTMAVRSMRGQLLNEPLRGTLAAHHLRTDTPRLRAALSGGANLAALASLSETSTDIAGNATYDLTFAGPATDPGSGRLTGTLALNQIRYPTTALRHPLEIPEGTVRFTGTGLQFSDLPLRSGDQSMTLSAEVRQLLPIEAAFAERNPALNTTFALRSERLDLVELLPEPKESDPPTYADLFTAQLAGAKINGRDPAAIAREQYGDVTLPEMTVNGSVALGVLLNEPQRFENLSMDIRAGNRRMAIRNLSGQTYGGQLAGGMTLDQTPAATQAAARLTGTAPLVAAASSAGGAAAVSFAPAPATALSYDIQLKDAQAGAFLKEWTRLGSIVTGTLDLNMTGGSGLGSGLLPNPNALRADGRSIVVSGGLDRNFGVVGALTEALGFQVPSFTDFKRLGGSFTIRNGALQIDDWALQNNRIQSSVSGAMGLGGQLDLRFTMQVPTSMIEGSKLAGLGGSGLSGLLGRLSGKDKTVEVTVRMGGTVSNPQPAVDTDAFKQALQDLARDAGGLIRGLFNNNR